GAAGCCCCTGGGTCGCTTAAGCCCCCACGCGGAATCCATGCGAATGAGGCCGTCCAGGATCGACAGTCCGACTCCGGCGCGGTAGAACCCATCGTCCAGCTCGAACGCATTTCGGACCCCGGGCTCACCGACGTACCAGAGCTTTTGAGCCGGTGCTGCACCCCACGATGTGCCGACGCCTACCTCCAGCCCGAAACGCAGATCCGATGGCAGTTGCACCGCCAATCGGGTGCCCAAGGACGACCTGCCGTACGGGCAGTCCCCGGTCGCGCCTTCACCTACGAGCGAGATACCGCCCTGAGTCAGGTTGGGATCAGGCATCCACCAAGGGATCAGGGTCAAAGCGCCTCCAAAGAGCCAACCCTCATCCGGGGTCCGGTTGTCACGGAACGCGAAGGTGTCACTCTCAAAGTGAAATACAGCGAAATCGGTCTCGGTAGAGACCGCTCCAGGGTGCCCCGCGACCGCGCAGCGTTTCAGGAAACACCCGCCTCTGCTTGTCTGCCGTCACTCGTGTTCTTCAACCCACGGTTCCGGTACCTTGCTCCGCCTTCTCCCCACAAAGAACCCGATGCAGCCACCCCTGAATACGTACTGCCATGCGGCCAAGGACCATCCCTTTCATGGACCGTATCACGACTTCGAGTACGGCTTCCCCATCGCGGACGATGACAACCTTTTCGGGCGTCTGCTACTCGAGATCAACCAGGCGGGATTGAGCTGGCTCACGATCCTCAAAAAGAAGGAGGCCTTCAAGAAGGCATACGCCGACTTCTCCATTGAGAAAGTGGCTGGCTTTGGTGCTGGGGATCGCGACCGACTGCTGTCTGATGCGGGGATCATCAGGAACCGTCTCAAGGTCGCCGCTGCGATCTCCAACGCGCAGGTGATCTTGGAGCTTCAGGCGGCACATGGATCATTCCGGAATTGGCTCGATGCGCATCACCCACTTCCGAAGAACGAGTGGGTCAAACTCTTCAAGAAGACCTTCCGTTTCACGGGGGGTGAGATCACAGGCGAGTTCTTGATGTCCACCGGCTACCTACCCGGTGCGCACCATGAGGCCTGCCCCGTGTACGCCCAGATCGCGTCGCTCAGCCCACCGTGGATGCATTGAGTTTCCCTATTCAGCGCTTCCACCCGGCTGGTTGGGCCAGTGGCCCCCATGCTCAGACCATCGGCGCACGCGTCCTGCGCTCCGGAGACGGACCGCTCTACTCCCGTGAACGACTGGCAACCCCGGACGGAGACTTCATAGACCTGGACTGGGGTCCCGACCTAGGACCGTCTGCACCCATCGTGCTCGTCATGCATGGCTTGGAGGGGTCGTCGGCCAGGCCGTACATGAAGAACGTCTGTCGGGAACTGTTGGGCCGCGGCGTCCGCCCGGTTGCCCTCAATTTCCGGGGGTGCAGCGGGGAACCGAATCTCCTTCCCCGTTTCTACCACTCGGGTGAAACTACCGACCCGCGCTTCGTGCTCGAGACACTCAGAGCCCGTCATCCGGATCGACGCTTTGGGGCGATGGGCTTTTCACTAGGTGGGAACGTCCTCCTCAAGATGCTAGGAGAAGCTCCTGACGGTGGATGCGGCCTCGTATCTGCTGCAGTGGCCATGTCCGTTCCGTACGACCTTGCGGCGGGCTGTGCGCTTCTTGAACGCTCTCGCATGGGGCGGCTCTACACGTCTTACTTCATGCGATCGCTGCTTGGAAAGGTCGAAGGCAAGGCTGATCTCCTCAGTCCACTCATCGACCTGCCTGGGGTCCGCCTCACGAAGACGATCTGGCACTTCGATGAGGTGTTCACCGCACCCCTGAACGGCTTCGACAGTGCAGCACACTACTACGACGAGTGCAGCAGTTCGGGGTATCTATCGACCATACGTGTGCCGACGCTCATGCTGCACGCTGAAGACGACCCCTTCTTACCGGCCGCGTCGATCCCCACGACCGCGGCTGAGAGTAACCAACACATCACACTGGCCCTGCAAGAACATGGTGGGCACGTCGGATTCCTTCAGGGAAGCGCGTGGAGCCCTTCCTTTTGGGGCGACGAAGAAGCAGCGCGTTTCCTGGCCGAGACCCTCCTAGAGGAAGACTAGGCAGGGCCCCACTGCTCGGGCAGCTTCTCTAGACCGGCAGCCGGTCGCGGAAAAAGGCCTTCCCGTGCCACGTCTCACTGGCCGCTCGCTCGAAAAGGCCGTCACGAAACGCCCCGATCTTGGTAAGGGTCGTGTCGAAGACACGGGTGTCTGGGCCAATTGCTCCGGACTCGGCCAGAGCCCGGAAATCTGCGCGGGACAGACTCGAGACCCCGTCATCAGTCCGATACCAGATCGGCGCGTGGTCAATCAAGGACACGCCCATCTGGGCCCCCAACGCGCGCAACTCACGCACAAGCGCGTCGATCGAGCATCCGGACGGAGCCTCCGCGTCTA
The nucleotide sequence above comes from Longimicrobiales bacterium. Encoded proteins:
- a CDS encoding DNA-3-methyladenine glycosylase I, with translation MQPPLNTYCHAAKDHPFHGPYHDFEYGFPIADDDNLFGRLLLEINQAGLSWLTILKKKEAFKKAYADFSIEKVAGFGAGDRDRLLSDAGIIRNRLKVAAAISNAQVILELQAAHGSFRNWLDAHHPLPKNEWVKLFKKTFRFTGGEITGEFLMSTGYLPGAHHEACPVYAQIASLSPPWMH
- a CDS encoding alpha/beta fold hydrolase, with amino-acid sequence MSFPIQRFHPAGWASGPHAQTIGARVLRSGDGPLYSRERLATPDGDFIDLDWGPDLGPSAPIVLVMHGLEGSSARPYMKNVCRELLGRGVRPVALNFRGCSGEPNLLPRFYHSGETTDPRFVLETLRARHPDRRFGAMGFSLGGNVLLKMLGEAPDGGCGLVSAAVAMSVPYDLAAGCALLERSRMGRLYTSYFMRSLLGKVEGKADLLSPLIDLPGVRLTKTIWHFDEVFTAPLNGFDSAAHYYDECSSSGYLSTIRVPTLMLHAEDDPFLPAASIPTTAAESNQHITLALQEHGGHVGFLQGSAWSPSFWGDEEAARFLAETLLEED